The following are encoded together in the Pithys albifrons albifrons isolate INPA30051 chromosome 5, PitAlb_v1, whole genome shotgun sequence genome:
- the LGI2 gene encoding leucine-rich repeat LGI family member 2, giving the protein MAVALRLLSALCTAALVLPPAAPRRAPRCGPPCSCWRDSALCVGAAGAPRSLPAGLGSLSLVNGTFSEVKDRMFSHLPSLQLLLLNSNSFTIIRDDAFAGLFHLEYLFIEGNKIDTISKNAFRGLRDLTHLSLANNHLKALPRDVFSHLDSLIELDLRGNKFECDCKAKWLFLWLKMTNATVSDVLCIGPAEYQDKKLNDVTSFDYECTTTDFVVHQILPYQSVSVDTFNSKNDVFVAIAQPSMENCMVLEWDHIEMNFRSYDNITGQSIVGCKAILVGDQVFVVVAQLFGGSHIYKYDESWTKFVKFQDIEVSRISKPNDIELFEIDSEMFFVIADSSKAGLSTVYKWNNKGFYSYQSLHEWFRDTDAEFLDIDGKPHLILSSRSQVPIILQWNKASKKFVPHSEIPNMEDVLAVKSFRMQDDLYITLTRFIGDSRVMKWNSKQFVEIQALPSRGAMTLQPFSFKNNYYLALGSDYTFSQIYQWDGEKKIFRLFKEIYVQAPRSFTAVSTDRRDFFFASSFKGNTQIFEHITIDLSL; this is encoded by the exons ATGGCGGTGGCGCTGCGGCTGCTGTCCGCGCTCTGCACCGCCGCGCTCGTCCTgccgcccgccgccccgcgccggGCCCCGCGCTGCGGGCcgccctgcagctgctggcgGGACTCGGCGCTGTGCGTGGGCGCGGCGGGGGCTCCGCGCAGCCTGCCCGCCGGCCTGGGCTCCCT GAGCCTGGTCAACGGGACCTTCTCCGAAGTCAAGGACAGGATGTTTTCTcacctgccctccctgcagctgct GTTGCTGAACTCCAACTCCTTCACTATTATACGAGATGATGCCTTTGCTGGTCTCTTCCATCTAGAATACCT ATTCattgaaggaaacaaaattgATACCATTTCAAAAAATGCATTTCGTGGCCTTCGAGACCTGACTCACCT TTCTTTGGCCAATAACCATCTCAAGGCTCTGCCACGGGATGTCTTCAGCCATTTAGATTCTTTAATTGAACT AGATTTAAGGGGAAATAAATTTGAGTGTGACTGCAAAGCCAAGTGGTTGTTTTTGTGGTTAAAGATGACAAATGCCACTGTTTCTGATGTCCTGTGTATTGGTCCAGCAGAATATCAGGATAAGAAGTTAAATGATGTGACAAGTTTTGATTATGAATGCACCACTACAG ATTTTGTTGTTCATCAGATTTTGCCCTACCAATCCGTTTCAGTGGATACATTCAATTCAAAGAATGATGTGTTTGTAGCCATTGCACAGCCCAGCATGGAGAACTGCATGGTGCTGGAGTGGGATCACATTGAAATGAATTTCAGGAGTTACGACAATATTACAG GTCAGTCTATAGTGGGATGTAAAGCCATTCTTGTTGGTGACCAAGTCTTCGTGGTGGTGGCACAGCTCTTCGGTGGCTCACACATTTACAAGTATGATGAAAGTTGGACAAAGTTTGTCAAATTCCAAGATATTGAAGTATCTCGCATTTCCAAACCAAATGATATAGAGCTTTTTGAGATAGACAGTGAAATGTTTTTTGTCATAGCAGATAGCTCTAAAGCAGGTTTGTCAACAGTGTACAAGTGGAATAACAAAGGATTTTATTCATATCAGTCCCTTCATGAATGGTTCAGGGACACTGATGCTGAGTTTCTTGATATAGATGGGAAACCACATTTAATCCTCTCTAGCCGTTCCCAGGTTCCCATTATACTCCAGTGGAACAAAGCCTCCAAAAAGTTTGTCCCACATAGTGAAATCCCTAACATGGAGGATGTCTTGGCTGTGAAGAGTTTCAGGATGCAAGATGACCTATACATCACGCTCACAAGATTCATTGGTGACTCCAGAGTTATGAAATGGAATAGCAAACAGTTTGTGGAGATACAGGCTCTTCCATCCCGAGGCGCCATGACACTGCAGCCTTTCTCCTTCAAGAACAATTACTACCTAGCCTTGGGAAGTGACTATACCTTCTCCCAGATTTACCAGTGGGATGGTGAAAAGAAGATATTCAgattatttaaagaaatctaTGTGCAAGCACCACGGTCTTTCACAGCTGTGTCAACAGATCGAAGAgattttttctttgcctctagttttaaaggaaacactCAAATATTTGAACATATCACCATTGACTTGAGTTTATGA